In Ruminococcaceae bacterium BL-6, a genomic segment contains:
- the yycJ gene encoding Putative metallo-hydrolase YycJ (Evidence 3 : Putative function from multiple computational evidences), protein MAKLCPLFSGSSGNSIYVGNSEAGILVDAGRSARQLAQALGRCGIPIAAVKAVFVTHEHVDHVKGLRVFAERNRVPVYSSPGTLRTLEENGCLTPKISEFVAPSGGVECAGMMIRPFHMSHDCAEGVGYKIFTGDDRKVAISTDLGYISDEVMGELETSDLVVLESNHDVGMLQNGPYPYPLKRRILSDVGHLSNAACSEALPGLAERGVTRFVLAHLSAENNTPELAYQTALCSLTMAGFRQDEDFQLTVAPRVNETGKILLF, encoded by the coding sequence ATGGCGAAACTATGTCCGCTATTCAGCGGAAGCAGCGGCAACAGTATTTATGTTGGAAACAGCGAGGCGGGGATCCTGGTGGATGCGGGGAGAAGCGCCAGGCAGCTCGCCCAGGCGCTCGGCCGGTGCGGAATCCCGATCGCGGCGGTGAAGGCCGTCTTCGTCACGCACGAGCACGTCGACCATGTCAAGGGGCTGCGCGTGTTTGCCGAAAGAAACCGGGTCCCCGTCTACTCTTCGCCCGGAACGCTGCGCACGCTGGAGGAAAACGGATGCCTGACGCCGAAGATTTCAGAGTTCGTGGCGCCGTCCGGCGGGGTGGAATGCGCGGGCATGATGATCCGGCCGTTCCACATGTCGCATGACTGCGCGGAAGGAGTCGGGTACAAGATTTTCACCGGGGATGACCGGAAGGTCGCGATCTCGACGGATCTCGGATACATATCGGACGAAGTGATGGGCGAGCTGGAAACGAGCGACCTCGTCGTGCTGGAATCGAACCACGATGTCGGCATGCTTCAGAACGGGCCATACCCGTATCCGCTCAAGCGGCGCATCCTGTCCGACGTGGGGCATCTTTCCAACGCCGCCTGCTCCGAAGCGCTGCCGGGCCTTGCCGAAAGAGGGGTGACGCGGTTCGTGCTGGCCCATCTCAGCGCGGAAAACAACACTCCGGAGCTGGCTTATCAGACCGCGCTTTGTTCGCTGACCATGGCCGGCTTCCGGCAGGATGAGGATTTTCAGCTGACGGTCGCGCCCCGCGTGAATGAAACGGGGAAGATCCTGCTGTTTTAA